In Methanocaldococcus lauensis, a single genomic region encodes these proteins:
- a CDS encoding STT3 domain-containing protein, translating to MSKMLEKINNLFKEKGWIKILLIVLMLMFISFQLRAQPADMKFAQDNEFLKKMFSDEHGRMYLLALDPYYYLRLTENLYNHGHCGETIKIIDGKPMPYDLYQYAPPGHPISWEPPVICLTTLFIYYMWHSIDATVTIMNAAFWVPAVLGMLLGIPIYFIVRRVTNSNIGGIVGAIALISSPSLLYKTCAGFADTPIFEVLPILFIVWFILEAIHNQGNTILFNRDIKNNLKKPISLFVIVAILFELIVGFYLNITTGESIVFASILFYAVSLAFVIVGLIVSGIKKLKNEDVGFELFATMALILTVVAPKMWGAWWYGFDVITAFLIVYTIALILLKSQTTIKEIMDVKNFKNVVYLSIFYIVGSFILLTATYGLNIAISPITMPLSMSQVLSTYSLTTGWPNVYTTVAELAKPSSFNEIFINAIGSTTIAIAGILGTILSFISLRQEKIKIDIKYAILLAIWLGVTLYAATKGIRFASLATSPLAIGLGILVGQIDRLLKMKNEMALFGLGIPVGIFGSIVLLKYINKIPEILLPTTYVPITAYGFLIVLGLLAIYKILDIYTSINNKKDAIIKILSILLCIGVVIPPLANAVPFSPAPTFNNGWKEGLDWIKETTSKNSVITCWWDNGHIYTYEARRMVTFDGGSQNSPRAYWVGRAFATSNENLSIGIIRMLATSGDAAFEKGSVLMNYTHNNVSKVVKILNEILPVNRSYAYEILTKKYGLSDKEAKMVLNATHPEHPNPDYLITYNRMTDIAPVWSMFGFWNFSLPPNTPNDKREKGAFFKGKSFVLNNHNNTVILAKVNLNGYDYITLINGTKITTIIIKYINGQPQPVGTFKIHKLYIKTPYGVKEFIINKDGQLSEFIRIEPYGRGWAWLSTRNLEDSIYAKLHFLDGYGLRHIKLVKATIDPTNFGVQPGFKIYKVDYGTDYLK from the coding sequence ATGAGCAAAATGTTGGAGAAAATAAATAATTTATTTAAAGAAAAAGGTTGGATAAAAATTTTATTAATTGTATTAATGTTAATGTTTATTAGTTTTCAACTAAGGGCACAGCCAGCAGATATGAAATTCGCCCAAGATAACGAATTTTTAAAAAAGATGTTTTCTGATGAGCATGGAAGGATGTATCTTTTAGCGTTGGATCCTTACTACTATCTAAGACTAACTGAAAATCTCTATAATCATGGACACTGTGGCGAAACAATAAAAATAATAGATGGAAAACCTATGCCCTATGACTTATATCAATATGCTCCACCAGGGCATCCTATTTCCTGGGAACCTCCAGTAATTTGTTTAACTACGCTATTTATCTATTATATGTGGCATTCTATCGACGCAACAGTAACAATTATGAATGCCGCTTTCTGGGTTCCAGCTGTCTTAGGTATGTTGTTGGGAATTCCAATTTATTTCATAGTTAGGAGAGTTACAAACAGCAATATTGGAGGTATAGTAGGGGCTATTGCTTTAATATCCTCTCCTTCATTACTATACAAAACTTGTGCTGGCTTTGCAGACACTCCAATATTTGAAGTACTTCCAATATTATTCATAGTGTGGTTTATTCTTGAAGCAATCCATAATCAAGGAAATACAATATTATTCAATAGAGATATAAAAAATAATTTAAAAAAACCTATTTCCTTATTCGTAATTGTTGCAATATTATTTGAATTAATTGTTGGGTTTTATCTAAATATAACTACTGGAGAGAGCATAGTCTTTGCATCAATATTATTCTACGCAGTATCCTTAGCATTTGTAATAGTTGGTTTAATAGTATCTGGAATTAAAAAATTAAAAAATGAAGATGTAGGCTTTGAATTATTTGCTACAATGGCTTTAATATTGACAGTTGTGGCACCAAAAATGTGGGGTGCTTGGTGGTATGGATTTGATGTTATAACAGCTTTCTTAATAGTTTATACAATAGCGTTGATATTATTAAAATCTCAAACTACTATAAAAGAGATTATGGATGTTAAAAACTTTAAAAATGTAGTTTATTTATCAATCTTCTACATAGTAGGTTCTTTTATTCTATTAACGGCAACTTATGGTTTAAATATAGCAATTTCTCCAATTACAATGCCTTTAAGTATGAGTCAAGTTCTTTCAACTTACTCATTAACAACTGGATGGCCCAATGTATATACTACAGTTGCAGAGCTTGCAAAACCAAGTTCATTTAATGAAATATTTATAAATGCTATTGGGTCAACAACTATAGCGATTGCTGGAATTCTTGGAACTATACTGTCATTTATTTCATTAAGACAAGAAAAAATTAAAATTGATATAAAATATGCAATTCTATTGGCAATATGGTTGGGTGTAACACTATATGCGGCAACAAAGGGTATTAGATTTGCTTCCCTGGCTACTTCTCCATTGGCTATTGGTTTAGGAATCCTTGTAGGACAGATAGATAGATTACTAAAAATGAAAAATGAAATGGCATTGTTTGGATTGGGAATCCCAGTAGGAATATTTGGATCAATAGTATTATTAAAATACATTAACAAAATTCCTGAAATATTACTTCCTACAACTTATGTTCCAATAACTGCCTATGGATTTTTAATAGTATTAGGTTTATTGGCTATTTATAAAATTTTAGACATCTATACTTCAATAAACAATAAAAAGGATGCTATAATTAAAATATTATCAATATTACTATGCATTGGAGTGGTAATCCCTCCTCTCGCTAACGCAGTTCCATTTTCACCAGCTCCAACATTCAACAATGGATGGAAAGAGGGCTTAGATTGGATAAAAGAAACTACTTCAAAAAATTCAGTAATAACATGTTGGTGGGATAATGGGCATATTTATACTTACGAGGCTCGAAGGATGGTAACATTTGATGGAGGTTCCCAAAATAGCCCAAGAGCTTACTGGGTCGGAAGAGCTTTCGCTACATCTAACGAAAACCTATCTATTGGTATAATTAGAATGCTTGCTACAAGTGGAGATGCGGCATTTGAAAAAGGTAGCGTTTTGATGAATTATACTCACAACAATGTTTCAAAGGTTGTAAAAATATTGAACGAAATTTTACCAGTAAATAGAAGTTATGCCTATGAAATATTAACTAAAAAGTATGGTTTAAGTGATAAAGAGGCTAAGATGGTTTTAAATGCTACTCATCCAGAGCATCCTAATCCTGATTATTTAATAACTTACAATAGAATGACTGATATTGCCCCAGTTTGGAGTATGTTTGGTTTCTGGAACTTTTCTTTACCACCAAATACACCAAATGATAAAAGAGAAAAAGGAGCTTTCTTTAAGGGAAAATCATTTGTATTAAATAACCATAACAACACTGTAATACTTGCAAAGGTAAATCTAAATGGATATGATTATATTACCCTAATAAATGGTACAAAAATAACAACAATTATCATTAAATATATTAATGGACAACCTCAACCTGTTGGAACATTCAAAATCCATAAATTGTATATTAAAACTCCATACGGTGTAAAAGAGTTTATAATAAATAAAGATGGACAGTTATCAGAGTTTATTAGAATAGAACCATACGGTAGAGGTTGGGCGTGGTTATCAACAAGAAACTTAGAAGATAGTATCTATGCTAAGTTACATTTCTTAGATGGATATGGATTGAGGCATATAAAATTAGTCAAAGCTACAATAGACCCAACAAACTTTGGAGTTCAGCCAGGGTTTAAAATATATAAAGTAGATTATGGAACTGACTACTTAAAATAA
- a CDS encoding DUF190 domain-containing protein produces the protein MRINAKILRIFLKEGDKYEGKVMYKYIVSMLKKEGISGATVYRGIYGYGVRGISDFDIFRLSINLPVVIECVDIEENINKVLPKLYEIIKENGLIVITDGYVYKGENYEQNVGENK, from the coding sequence GTGAGAATAAATGCAAAAATCTTAAGAATATTTCTAAAAGAAGGGGATAAATATGAAGGAAAAGTAATGTATAAATATATTGTTAGTATGCTAAAAAAAGAGGGTATTAGTGGAGCTACAGTTTATAGAGGAATATACGGTTATGGTGTTAGAGGCATTAGTGACTTTGACATATTTAGATTATCAATAAATCTACCAGTAGTCATAGAATGTGTTGATATTGAAGAAAACATAAATAAAGTTTTACCTAAGCTATATGAAATCATAAAAGAAAATGGTTTAATAGTAATAACTGATGGATATGTTTATAAAGGTGAAAATTATGAGCAAAATGTTGGAGAAAATAAATAA
- the crcB gene encoding fluoride efflux transporter CrcB, whose translation MIRELLLIGIGGFIGAIFRFLISGIIPTKFNLPTGTLLVNLIGSFILGFLMYSSILLPISNEYKLLLGTGFCGALTTFSTFSYETFNLISEGLFLNALINISVNVLGCLIMVYFGRVVALAIFK comes from the coding sequence ATGATTAGAGAATTACTATTAATAGGAATTGGTGGATTTATTGGGGCCATATTTAGATTTTTAATTTCTGGGATTATCCCTACTAAATTTAATTTACCTACAGGAACATTGTTAGTTAATTTAATAGGTAGTTTTATATTAGGTTTTTTAATGTATAGTTCTATACTGCTTCCTATATCTAACGAATATAAATTGTTACTTGGAACAGGTTTTTGTGGAGCATTAACTACATTTTCAACATTTTCTTATGAGACATTTAATTTAATTTCTGAAGGTTTATTTTTAAATGCTTTAATAAACATATCAGTCAATGTCTTAGGATGTCTAATTATGGTTTATTTTGGAAGGGTTGTAGCTTTAGCTATCTTTAAATAA
- a CDS encoding cobalt-precorrin-7 (C(5))-methyltransferase, producing the protein MIYIVGIGPGDREFLTLKALKIVENADLIVGSKRALELFNIDKNKKITLSKNLIEELKNILKNENIKNKKIAILSTGDPCFSGLLKTLLKIGVSEKDIEVIPGISSVQIAAARLKISWEDYNIITLHGKEENLKNLLNLLKKKEKVIFLPNDLKKDVKYLIENGIDPNTKIWVLENITYPNEKISLKSLKDITKENFSYLTVCIYRGEDD; encoded by the coding sequence ATGATCTACATCGTTGGAATAGGACCAGGAGATAGAGAGTTTTTAACTCTAAAGGCATTAAAAATTGTTGAAAATGCTGATTTGATTGTAGGAAGTAAAAGAGCCTTAGAGTTGTTCAATATAGATAAGAATAAAAAAATAACTCTATCAAAAAATTTAATTGAGGAATTAAAAAATATCTTAAAAAATGAGAATATAAAAAACAAAAAAATTGCTATACTCTCTACGGGAGATCCATGCTTTAGTGGATTGCTAAAAACATTATTGAAAATTGGAGTTAGTGAAAAAGACATTGAAGTAATTCCGGGAATTTCTTCTGTTCAAATAGCAGCTGCAAGGTTAAAAATATCATGGGAAGATTACAATATTATAACTCTTCACGGAAAAGAAGAAAACTTAAAGAATCTATTAAATTTGCTAAAGAAAAAAGAAAAAGTTATTTTTCTACCAAACGATTTAAAAAAAGACGTAAAATATTTAATAGAAAATGGAATAGACCCAAATACTAAAATTTGGGTACTTGAAAATATAACATATCCTAATGAGAAAATTAGTTTAAAGTCATTAAAAGATATTACCAAAGAGAATTTTTCTTATTTAACAGTCTGTATATATAGGGGAGAAGATGATTAG
- a CDS encoding cation:proton antiporter: MDIALFLGYMSVLFAGGSIIAKIAKKIGIPDIPLLLIFGLILSALNVIPKNIVASSFDFIGNFGLIILLFIGSFEMEWNVMKRVLDVIVKLDILALLIVWILSGVVFNFVFHLPILSLIGLLFGAIVSATDPATLIPIFSKMDINPEVAITLEAESVFNDPLGIVVTLICLSALGLAKSENPILEFISLAVGGIILGLIAGKFYECIISKIKFEDYIAPFTLGLAIAFWYFAEGIFPSITGYEISGFMAVAIMGLYIGNVIATKKEHKEDMKRVSIFLDELSIFIRILIFILLGASISMPLLEKYAVPALICALGSILLARPIGVLIATAIPPIRPLAERIYIALEGPRGVVPATLSAMVYTEIMKHPNIVPKSVASLMPPTELAGTILVATFMTIIVSVILEASWAKPLADILLKNKSSGNKY; this comes from the coding sequence ATGGATATTGCTCTATTTCTTGGATATATGTCAGTTCTTTTTGCTGGGGGTTCTATAATAGCAAAAATTGCTAAAAAGATAGGAATTCCAGATATTCCTCTATTGTTAATATTTGGACTTATTTTATCAGCTTTAAATGTTATTCCAAAGAATATTGTTGCAAGTTCTTTTGACTTTATAGGAAACTTTGGGTTAATAATTTTATTGTTTATAGGTTCTTTTGAAATGGAATGGAATGTTATGAAGAGAGTATTGGACGTAATTGTAAAACTTGATATATTAGCGTTATTAATTGTCTGGATTTTATCTGGAGTAGTATTTAACTTTGTCTTCCATCTTCCAATTTTATCATTAATTGGTTTGTTGTTTGGTGCTATAGTCTCTGCTACTGACCCAGCCACTCTAATACCAATATTCTCTAAGATGGACATAAATCCAGAAGTAGCAATAACATTGGAAGCAGAGAGTGTCTTTAACGACCCATTAGGAATTGTTGTAACGTTAATATGTCTATCAGCTCTTGGTTTAGCTAAATCTGAGAATCCAATTCTTGAATTTATCTCATTGGCTGTTGGAGGAATTATATTGGGACTAATTGCTGGTAAGTTTTATGAATGTATTATATCAAAAATTAAGTTTGAAGATTATATTGCTCCATTTACATTGGGTTTGGCTATTGCTTTTTGGTATTTTGCTGAGGGAATATTTCCATCAATAACTGGCTATGAAATTAGTGGATTTATGGCTGTGGCTATAATGGGGCTTTATATTGGAAATGTTATAGCAACTAAAAAAGAACATAAAGAAGATATGAAAAGAGTCTCAATATTTTTGGATGAGTTATCAATATTCATTAGAATACTAATCTTTATATTATTGGGAGCAAGTATCTCAATGCCTCTATTAGAAAAATACGCTGTTCCAGCACTTATATGTGCATTAGGTTCAATACTCTTAGCAAGACCAATTGGGGTTTTAATAGCTACAGCTATTCCACCAATTAGACCACTTGCTGAAAGAATCTACATAGCCTTAGAGGGACCAAGGGGGGTTGTTCCAGCAACATTATCAGCGATGGTTTATACTGAAATTATGAAGCATCCCAATATAGTTCCAAAGAGCGTGGCAAGTTTGATGCCCCCTACAGAATTAGCTGGAACTATATTAGTAGCAACTTTTATGACAATAATAGTTAGTGTTATATTGGAAGCTTCTTGGGCAAAACCTTTGGCAGATATATTACTTAAAAATAAATCATCTGGAAATAAATATTAA